From one Pecten maximus chromosome 8, xPecMax1.1, whole genome shotgun sequence genomic stretch:
- the LOC117332746 gene encoding protein lava lamp-like, whose amino-acid sequence MDFQPGTFLDDSGILPVSNAEDIIHSTPVKSTIPPFSTKKKAHTKKTISVPPQTGGFNTSQQRQYHHSKNRPHERSNTSRVTPLGHTPPPSEMPQQQFPPFDTGVSLKPTEGSYSDKFKNFRNVEIPFADNTGMSTAPIGLRTGFLPSSSFGQSVSGQYSSGNTGMVRSAPIAVTSPATGQEKYSLRSQNASDLEGTTMKRQRQEIQLLVAELQDRDRELNDMMAAHQQQLLSWEQDRQRILLLEQKCARYDGELSERSKQLRGALSRLKSLKNESHNHNSTLESTVEQLAKLSSENSNHTTVIQELEEKNQSLSLSKRELSNTIGQLQAREHEMVTLVKLKEQDLTTATTHIQELTDRLKQLDIRTKECQNREVEAIKQANQWKQKHSDLKQELELSTELVTKRDSELHEMTGKLDQMKQLQIVMQDDFNEREKCKDQVIESLRAKQARTDHQLRHIRELYERQQRELNLLQLNLDTTKEIITKQQGSLEEYNSSKGSGSYGSKSHSSLSPPPTNNNSPLYHNSETQNQTRSPKSFSQKKELAEKQDNSLRQSVNFSRTPASSSSSQRQSGNSSHMSDRRERHHRIRRQSPDLVPASPLEARNFHQSLPVELMDSETHHRQQKSHSPKSKRQIFHKLLPVVQAQHESDNRIQNEPVERVPHSTAIQIEQEHDQTAEFENLSEQNQDSDGQFRTPPLCKTDKQGSRKSSLEGHNTRPSEDNGWKNNPASPKSAQWPGPREAIQSGSPSSARHRTLSSSEEEDRQRHIQEDQIGKDSPRYSSRKWPDAGELIRSHSPCENRSVSFEDRLSSFLDDEHEFEDNSSNRRHLANSDSDASPGRKLQRLLMESKKMIENLEKSTNPSSSLTEDPPGAGGSQ is encoded by the exons ATGGATTTTCAACCAGGGACATTTTTGGATGATTCAg gtatattacCAGTATCTAATGCAGAAGATATTATCCACAGCACACCAGTCAAG tcCACTATTCCTCCATTTTCCACCAAAAAGAAAGCACACACCAAGAAAACTATTAGTGTTCCACCCCAGACTGGAGGTTTCAACACATCACAACAAAGACAATATCATCACTCCAAGAACCGCCCACATGAAAGAAGCAACACCAGTCGAGTGACACCCTTAGGTCACACCCCTCCTCCTAGTGAAATGCCACAACAGCAGTTCCCTCCCTTTGACACAGGTGTCTCACTAAAACCTACAGAAGGCTCATATAGTgacaaatttaaaaattttcgGAATGTGGAAATTCCATTTGCTGATAATACAGGAATGTCAACTGCTCCTATTGGGCTGAGAACTGGGTTTTTACCGTCATCCAGTTTTGGTCAGTCTGTGAGTGGACAGTACTCTAGCGGTAATACTGGTATGGTCAGATCAGCGCCAATAGCAGTAACCAGCCCAGCTACAGGTCAGGAAAAATACTCATTGAGATCTCAG AATGCCTCTGATCTGGAGGGCACGACCATGAAGAGACAAAGACAGGAAATTCAGTTGTTGGTGGCGGAGCTACAAGATCGAGACAGAGAACTTAATGACATGATGGCCGCACATCAACAACAGTTACTGTCCTGGGAACAAGACAGACAAAGGATTCTGCTGCTGGAACAGAAGTGTGCTAGATATGATG GTGAGTTAAGTGAGAGGAGCAAACAGCTAAGGGGTGCTTTGTCACGACTCAAGTCACTAAAGAATGAGAGTCACAACCACAACTCGACACTCGAGTCTACAGTAGAACAGCTAGCCAAACTGAGCTCAGAGAACAGCAATCACACCACTGTCATACAGGAACTCGAG gAGAAGAATCAGTCACTAAGTCTGTCTAAGAGAGAGCTGTCAAATACTATTGGTCAACTCCAGGCCAGAGAACATGAAATGGTCACTCTGGTCAAGCTTAAG GAACAAGACTTGACAACTGCGACTACTCATATACAAGAGCTGACTGACCGGTTAAAACAGCTGGACATTCGTACAAAAGAATGTCAGAACCGAGAAGTAGAAGCTATCAAACAGGCCAATCAATGGAAGCAAAAGCATAGTGATCTTAAACAGGAATTGGAACTCTCCACTG AGTTGGTGACGAAGAGAGACTCCGAGCTACACGAGATGACGGGGAAGCTGGACCAGATGAAACAGCTGCAGATCGTCATGCAGGATGACTTTA ATGAACGTGAGAAATGTAAGGACCAAGTGATTGAGTCTCTTAGAGCCAAACAAGCCAGAACGGACCATCAACTACGACATATCAGAGAG TTGTATGAACGCCAGCAGAGGGAGCTGAATTTGCTGCAGTTAAACTTAGATACAACGAAGGAGATCATCACCAAACAGCAGGGCAGTTTGGAGGAATACAA TTCCTCCAAGGGAAGCGGCAGCTATGGTAGCAAGTCTCATAGTAGCCTTTCTCCTCCTCCGACTAACAACAATTCACCGCTATATCATAACTCTGAAACACAAAATCAGACTCGCTCACCGAAATCATTCTCTCAAAAAAAGGAACTTGCTGAAAAACAGGACAATTCTCTCCGTCAGAGTGTTAATTTCTCGCGGACACCAGCATCATCATCGTCTTCGCAGCGTCAGAGTGGTAATTCTTCTCATATGTCAGACAGACGTGAGCGCCACCATCGTATTCGACGCCAGTCACCTGACCTGGTTCCAGCGAGCCCACTCGAAGCTAGAAACTTTCACCAGAGCTTACCTGTGGAGTTGATGGATTCTGAAACTCATCATAGGCAGCAGAAATCCCATTCTCCAAAAAGTAAAAGACAGATTTTTCATAAACTTTTACCTGTTGTACAAGCTCAGCATGAGTCTGACAATAGAATTCAAAATGAACCGGTTGAACGTGTGCCTCATAGTACTGCTATTCAAATTGAGCAAGAACACGACCAGACTGCAGAGTTTGAAAATCTTTCAGAGCAGAACCAGGATAGTGATGGCCAGTTCAGGACTCCTCCGCTGTGTAAAACTGATAAACAGGGTTCTCGTAAAAGTTCCCTGGAGGGACATAACACGAGACCTTCAGAAGACAATGGTTGGAAAAACAATCCTGCTTCACCAAAATCTGCCCAATGGCCAGGCCCAAGGGAGGCAATTCAGAGTGGCTCGCCAAGTTCTGCAAGACATCGTACACTCAGTTCCAGTGAAGAGGAAGATAGACAAAGACATATTCAGGAGGATCAAATAGGAAAAGATTCACCGAGATACTCAAGTAGAAAATGGCCAGATGCAGGGGAGTTGATTCGTTCGCATTCCCCGTGTGAGAATAGGTCTGTGTCATTTGAGGATAGACTTTCATCTTTCTTAGATGATGAACATGAGTTTGAAGACAATTCGTCAAACCGAAGACATCTTGCCAACTCTGAT